From Synergistaceae bacterium, a single genomic window includes:
- a CDS encoding M48 family metallopeptidase, giving the protein MNKKFMKIGGLDIEIIKRSGQKNLYIRVKPPDGDIVVSVPARTPGEVIKNFVLRKIPDILKAQDRMRNQFRQSKREYISGESCYYYGVPYMLQINYHDKKHSKIERVPNKIIMTVPAGTSYERRKKLLTEWYRAELKQILPVIIKRCENKMNLHINACKIRNMKTRWGSCNIAKKSILINLQLVKKPLECLEYVMTHEFIHLIERNHTHKFRSLLDKYYPEWRSAKQILIDMPLDYWEK; this is encoded by the coding sequence ATGAATAAAAAATTTATGAAAATTGGCGGTCTCGATATAGAAATAATAAAACGCTCAGGGCAAAAGAATTTATATATACGTGTCAAGCCTCCTGATGGCGATATAGTTGTTAGTGTTCCTGCGAGGACTCCGGGAGAAGTCATAAAAAATTTTGTTTTGCGCAAGATTCCCGACATTCTCAAAGCTCAAGACCGTATGCGTAATCAGTTCAGGCAGTCAAAGCGCGAATATATTTCAGGTGAAAGCTGTTATTATTACGGAGTGCCTTATATGCTGCAAATTAATTATCATGACAAGAAACACAGCAAGATCGAACGAGTCCCGAATAAAATAATTATGACAGTTCCAGCCGGGACAAGTTACGAGAGACGCAAGAAATTATTAACAGAATGGTATCGCGCCGAGTTAAAGCAGATTTTACCGGTAATCATAAAACGCTGTGAAAATAAAATGAATCTTCACATAAACGCCTGCAAAATTAGAAACATGAAAACTCGCTGGGGTTCGTGTAATATCGCTAAAAAAAGTATATTAATAAATCTTCAGCTCGTCAAAAAGCCGCTTGAGTGCCTAGAATATGTTATGACTCATGAATTTATACACTTAATTGAACGCAATCACACGCACAAATTCAGAAGTTTATTAGATAAATATTACCCTGAATGGAGAAGTGCCAAGCAAATTTTAATAGATATGCCGTTAGATTACTGGGAGAAATAA